A window of Apium graveolens cultivar Ventura chromosome 8, ASM990537v1, whole genome shotgun sequence contains these coding sequences:
- the LOC141678575 gene encoding WD repeat-containing protein GTS1, producing MEDINMDVEEASPIPRNPNRVALKNSIQTNFGDDYVFQIVHKDDWTSMAVSLSTNTVKLYSPSTGQFIGECSKRHNSTINEIMFSGDILHSCSSDGTIRAWDTRSFQEISCISAGPSEEVFCFSFGGVGDSLLAAGCKSQILFWDWRNKKQVACLQESHMDDVTQIHFVPENQNKLVSASVDGLMCIFDTSGQINDDDHLESVINVGTSIGKVGFCGNRNHKLWCLTHIETLSVWDWPDSRLEANFEDARPMASNSWTPEPVDYFVDCHYSHEDDSLWVIGGTNNGTLGYFPVKYNGGREILGPEAVLHGGHTGIIRSVLPVSSTKSPASQGQGIFGWTGGEDGRLCCWLSDEACDTNRSWISSTLVVKTTKSLRRNRRKPY from the exons ATGGAAGACATCAACATGGACGTTGAGGAAGCCTCGCCAATCCCAAGAAACCCAAACAGGGTTGCACTCAAAAATTCCATTCAGACAAACTTCGGAGACGATTACGTCTTTCAAATCGTTCACAA GGATGATTGGACATCGATGGCGGTTTCGTTATCGACCAACACAGTGAAGTTATATTCGCCGTCTACGGGTCAATTTATTGGGGAATGTAGTAAACGTCATAATTCTACTATTAATGAAATTATGTTTTCGGGTGATATTTTGCATTCTTGTTCTTCTGATGGGACAATTCGAGCTTGGGATACTCGGTCGTTTCAGGAG ATATCGTGTATAAGTGCTGGACCATCTGAGGAGGTGTTTTGTTTCTCGTTTGGTGGAGTTGGTGATAGTCTTCTTGCTGCAGGTTGCAAGTCCCAG ATACTCTTTTGGGACTGGAGAAACAAGAAACAGGTTGCCTGCTTGCAGGAATCCCATATGGATGATGTCACTCAG aTTCATTTTGTCCCTGAGAATCAAAACAAGCTTGTTTCTGCTTCCGTTGATGGATTGATGTGTATTTTTGATACAAGTGGGCAAATCAATGACGATGATCATTTGGAGTCG GTCATTAATGTGGGAACCTCAATTGGGAAAGTGGGATTTTGTGGCAACAGGAATCATAAGTTGTGGTGTTTGACTCACATTGAAACGTTAAG TGTTTGGGATTGGCCAGACTCGAGACTTGAAGCTAATTTTGAAGATGCTCGTCCTATGGCCTCAAATAGCTGGACACCAGAGCCT GTTGATTATTTTGTAGATTGTCACTATTCCCATGAGGATGATAGTCTATGGGTTATTGGTGGCACAAATAATGGCACATTGGGCTATTTCCCTGTGAAATATAATGGAGGCAGAGAAATTTTGGGGCCTGAAGCTGTTCTTCATGGTGGCCACACAGGCATCATCAGAAGCGTATTACCTGTATCTAGCACCAAGTCTCCAGCCTCCCAAGGCCAAGGTATATTTGGCTGGACAGGTGGTGAAGATGGCCGTTTATGTTGCTGGTTATCTGACGAGGCTTGTGATACAAATCGATCATGGATATCAAGCACGTTGGTAGTGAAGACAACAAAATCTTTGAGAAGAAACAGACGGAAACCTTATTAA